The proteins below come from a single Deltaproteobacteria bacterium genomic window:
- a CDS encoding bi-domain-containing oxidoreductase, protein MRQVIQDIRSGKTTVWELPDPVATDRSVVIATAASLISAGTERYVVELARKSLVGKARERPDHVKRVLQKIKQEGLLTTARQVMAKLDEPMPLGYSCAGVVLECGKGVDEFKPGDRVAAAGPHAGIVTVGRNLCAKIPDGVTFEQASYTCVAAIGLEGVRLAHLQLGERVLVIGLGLIGQICVCLLKAQGCRVFGTDLDPAKLELAKSLGADEVAVGSPLDRVMAFSDSHGVDATIITAATQSNAPIEFAAEACRPKGRIVLVGVAGLNLPRPPFFQKELEFTVSSSLGPGRSDPSYEEKGIDYPIGHARWTAQRNMQTVLEVIAAGKLPVERLTTHHFPIEQAETAYDVITSNREPYMGLVLDYPQLPAPRRRIDLRSTGVSTGGQLGVSLIGAGNFARLVLMPILGKLAGADFRGLCTAKGMNAVHSGNKLGFAYATTEVDEVLSDPGTQAVFILTRHDLHADLVIRALRAGKHVFVEKPLCVSLEQLQRIADCVEELGAACPVLMVGFNRRFAPGTATLRNHFRDAGPLSISYRFAPGPLPANAWPQDEEIGGGRIVGEGCHALDTCVALADSPPVRVYAESVDKTGGLETTDDRVFITVRHANGSVSNISYQAGGDRSGPIERIEIFGGGRTATLDAWDAIDLWRGGARERERGGKDKGHAAELQAFVQACRTGEWPIPWSHLFGVSWATLMAVRSLREGLPLAASSQELRGSNGHGYPEASEPSVEISA, encoded by the coding sequence ATGAGACAGGTCATCCAGGACATCCGCAGCGGCAAGACGACGGTCTGGGAACTCCCCGACCCCGTCGCCACCGACCGCTCCGTCGTCATCGCCACCGCGGCCTCGCTCATCTCGGCGGGGACCGAGCGCTATGTGGTCGAGCTCGCCCGCAAGAGCCTGGTCGGCAAGGCCCGCGAGCGCCCGGACCACGTGAAGCGGGTCCTGCAGAAGATCAAGCAGGAGGGCCTCCTCACGACGGCGCGGCAGGTGATGGCCAAGCTCGACGAGCCGATGCCCCTCGGCTACTCGTGCGCCGGCGTCGTCCTCGAGTGCGGCAAGGGAGTGGACGAGTTCAAGCCCGGCGACCGCGTGGCGGCTGCGGGTCCGCACGCCGGCATCGTCACCGTCGGCCGCAACCTCTGCGCGAAGATCCCCGACGGGGTGACGTTCGAGCAGGCGTCCTACACCTGCGTCGCCGCCATCGGCCTCGAGGGTGTTCGCCTCGCCCACCTGCAGCTCGGAGAGCGCGTGCTGGTGATCGGCCTCGGGCTGATCGGCCAGATCTGCGTCTGCCTGCTCAAGGCGCAGGGTTGCCGCGTCTTCGGCACCGACCTCGACCCGGCGAAGCTCGAGCTGGCGAAGAGCCTCGGCGCGGACGAGGTGGCGGTCGGCTCCCCGCTGGACCGCGTGATGGCCTTCAGCGACTCGCACGGGGTGGACGCCACGATCATCACCGCCGCCACGCAGAGCAACGCCCCCATCGAGTTCGCCGCCGAGGCCTGCCGCCCCAAGGGCCGCATCGTGCTCGTCGGCGTGGCGGGGCTGAACCTCCCGCGACCGCCCTTCTTCCAGAAGGAGCTCGAGTTCACCGTCTCCTCGTCCCTCGGGCCGGGGCGCAGCGACCCGAGCTACGAAGAGAAGGGGATCGACTACCCCATCGGGCACGCCCGCTGGACCGCCCAGCGCAACATGCAGACCGTCCTCGAGGTCATCGCCGCCGGCAAGCTCCCCGTCGAGCGACTGACCACGCACCACTTCCCCATCGAGCAGGCCGAGACGGCCTACGACGTCATCACCAGCAACCGCGAGCCCTACATGGGCCTCGTGCTCGATTATCCGCAGCTCCCCGCGCCGCGCCGCCGCATCGACCTGCGCTCCACGGGGGTCTCCACCGGCGGTCAGCTCGGCGTCAGCCTGATCGGCGCGGGCAACTTCGCGCGCCTCGTCCTGATGCCGATCCTCGGCAAGCTCGCGGGGGCCGATTTCCGCGGCCTGTGCACCGCCAAGGGGATGAACGCCGTGCACAGCGGCAACAAGCTCGGCTTCGCCTACGCCACCACCGAGGTGGACGAGGTCCTCTCGGACCCCGGGACGCAAGCGGTCTTCATCCTGACGCGCCACGACCTGCACGCCGACCTGGTGATCCGGGCGCTGCGCGCGGGCAAGCACGTCTTCGTGGAAAAGCCCCTCTGCGTCAGCCTGGAGCAGCTCCAGCGGATCGCCGACTGCGTCGAAGAACTGGGCGCTGCGTGCCCCGTGCTGATGGTGGGCTTCAACCGCCGCTTCGCCCCCGGCACCGCCACGCTGCGCAACCACTTCCGCGACGCCGGACCGCTCAGCATCAGCTACCGCTTCGCGCCGGGCCCGCTGCCGGCGAACGCCTGGCCCCAGGACGAGGAGATCGGCGGCGGCCGCATCGTGGGCGAAGGGTGCCACGCCCTCGACACCTGCGTCGCGCTGGCCGACAGCCCGCCGGTGCGCGTCTACGCCGAATCCGTGGACAAGACGGGGGGGCTCGAGACGACCGACGACCGCGTCTTCATCACCGTGCGCCACGCCAACGGCAGTGTCTCGAACATCTCGTACCAGGCCGGCGGCGATCGGTCGGGCCCCATCGAGCGCATCGAGATCTTCGGCGGCGGGCGAACGGCCACGCTCGACGCGTGGGATGCGATCGACCTCTGGCGGGGCGGCGCGCGCGAACGCGAGCGCGGCGGCAAGGACAAGGGACACGCGGCAGAGCTCCAGGCTTTCGTGCAGGCCTGCCGCACCGGTGAGTGGCCCATTCCGTGGAGCCACCTGTTCGGCGTGAGCTGGGCGACGCTGATGGCCGTGCGCAGCCTGCGCGAGGGCCTGCCGCTCGCCGCCAGCTCTCAGGAACTACGAGGCAGCAACGGCCACGGGTATCCGGAGGCTAGCGAGCCCTCGGTGGAGATCAGCGCATGA
- a CDS encoding glycosyltransferase — MTKPRILVFIGYYLPGFQAGGALRGLANLVDHLGDSYEFRIVTSDRDEGTHQSYPGIKVNDWNRVGKAWVYYLSPDALSWGSLRRLMHATPHDLLYLNSLFNYHFTIKPLVLRQLRLSPARPVIVAPKGELAEGALAIRTRKKMAYLRATRSLQLYGDVTWHAQGDLETGEIARVMGASAPVHLAVDIASGKGANGAAAEARPPKRPGTLRAVFISRVSPKKNLDGALRYLKELRRGEVEYDIYGPIQDQAHWQECQRLIAELPPNVRVQYKGPIPNERVVPTLQQYHLFFFPTHSESFGHAIHEALLAGCPALISDQTPWQGLEEKGVGWSLSLGDPARIRATLEWLVDADEEAHRPWSDRAHAYALRAGAVEESVESHRVMFDRALHRAPATGARF; from the coding sequence ATGACCAAGCCTCGAATCCTCGTCTTCATCGGCTACTACCTCCCCGGCTTTCAGGCCGGCGGCGCCCTGCGCGGGCTCGCGAACCTCGTCGACCACCTCGGCGACAGCTACGAGTTCCGCATCGTGACCTCCGACCGCGACGAGGGGACGCACCAGAGCTATCCCGGCATCAAGGTCAACGACTGGAACCGCGTCGGCAAGGCGTGGGTCTACTACCTCTCGCCGGACGCGCTCTCGTGGGGCAGCCTGCGGCGCCTGATGCACGCGACACCGCACGACCTCCTCTATCTGAACAGCCTGTTCAACTACCACTTCACCATCAAGCCGCTCGTGCTGCGGCAGCTCCGACTCTCGCCCGCCCGCCCGGTGATCGTGGCCCCCAAGGGGGAGCTCGCCGAGGGCGCGCTGGCGATCCGCACCCGCAAGAAGATGGCCTACCTTCGGGCCACCCGCTCGCTGCAGCTCTACGGCGACGTCACCTGGCACGCCCAGGGGGACCTCGAGACGGGAGAGATCGCACGGGTGATGGGAGCGAGCGCGCCGGTGCACCTCGCGGTGGACATCGCGAGCGGTAAGGGCGCAAACGGCGCCGCCGCCGAGGCGCGCCCCCCCAAGCGGCCGGGGACCTTGCGCGCGGTCTTCATCTCGCGCGTCTCGCCCAAGAAGAACCTGGATGGGGCGCTCCGCTACCTGAAGGAGCTCCGGCGGGGCGAGGTGGAGTACGACATCTACGGCCCGATCCAGGACCAGGCGCACTGGCAGGAGTGCCAGCGCCTGATCGCCGAGCTGCCGCCGAACGTGCGCGTCCAGTACAAGGGCCCCATCCCCAACGAACGCGTCGTCCCCACGCTGCAGCAGTACCACCTCTTCTTCTTTCCGACGCACAGCGAGAGCTTCGGCCACGCGATCCACGAGGCGCTGCTGGCCGGCTGCCCGGCCCTGATCAGCGATCAGACCCCCTGGCAGGGGCTCGAGGAGAAGGGCGTGGGCTGGTCTCTCAGCCTCGGAGACCCCGCCCGCATCCGCGCCACCCTCGAATGGCTCGTCGACGCCGACGAGGAGGCGCACCGTCCCTGGTCCGATCGCGCGCACGCCTACGCGCTGCGGGCCGGCGCCGTCGAGGAATCCGTCGAAAGTCACCGGGTCATGTTCGACCGGGCGCTTCACCGCGCTCCGGCGACGGGAGCCCGATTCTGA
- a CDS encoding glycosyltransferase has product MKILFLLTESPYPARSGPHHHTLGVLKAALSAHQCEAIGFYAGEQGATRWHELQAQLPTLRVLELVPEPPRLQQLVTAARCVGQLHPLVMRRFTSPEFGRALKARLATGGYDLIHVDQFKFAPYWPLFADLPSLLVPYDAFSLKYHRAIPETRTLDRKLTMRYLYHSFSGFERRYYSHFTTVCPVSCVDADWLRRRAALSHVEALEIPVDEEYFETTATAPADDDAPHLLCVGLYGAEAVARGTVEFLEQAWPRIKGAVPGARLTVWGKDPAPVLRDCLTRTPEVQHLGWVDDYRATVRSATVYLYPQACGSGIQTKVQHAMAASLPVVARPLSLAPLYVEPGREAFACETPSEMAEVVVRLLRDPALRRTVGAAAHRLMRERFSVPVIANKLSRLYQETVERHRPSHGYGAQAASSEAR; this is encoded by the coding sequence ATGAAGATCCTCTTCCTGCTCACCGAATCGCCCTACCCGGCCCGCTCGGGGCCCCACCACCACACCCTCGGGGTGCTCAAGGCCGCGCTGAGCGCGCACCAGTGCGAGGCGATCGGCTTCTACGCCGGCGAGCAGGGGGCGACGCGCTGGCACGAGCTACAGGCGCAGCTTCCGACGCTGCGCGTGCTCGAGCTGGTCCCCGAGCCGCCGCGGCTGCAGCAGCTCGTCACCGCGGCCCGGTGCGTGGGGCAGCTCCATCCGCTGGTCATGCGCCGCTTCACCAGCCCCGAGTTCGGCCGCGCCCTCAAAGCCCGCCTGGCCACGGGGGGCTACGATCTGATCCACGTGGACCAGTTCAAGTTCGCCCCCTACTGGCCGCTCTTCGCCGACCTCCCGAGCCTGCTCGTCCCGTACGACGCCTTCTCGCTGAAGTACCACCGGGCCATCCCCGAGACGCGCACGCTCGACCGGAAGCTGACCATGCGCTACCTCTATCACAGCTTCTCGGGCTTCGAGCGCCGCTACTACTCCCACTTCACCACCGTCTGCCCCGTCTCGTGCGTGGACGCCGACTGGTTGCGACGCCGCGCCGCCCTCTCGCACGTCGAGGCGCTCGAGATCCCCGTCGACGAGGAGTACTTCGAAACGACCGCCACGGCCCCCGCCGACGACGACGCGCCCCACCTGCTCTGCGTCGGCCTCTACGGGGCCGAGGCGGTCGCGCGCGGCACGGTGGAGTTTCTCGAGCAGGCCTGGCCCCGCATCAAGGGGGCCGTGCCCGGCGCCCGCCTCACCGTGTGGGGCAAGGACCCCGCGCCCGTCCTGCGCGACTGCCTGACCCGCACGCCGGAGGTGCAGCACCTCGGGTGGGTCGACGATTACCGTGCCACGGTTCGCAGCGCGACGGTCTACCTCTATCCGCAGGCCTGCGGGTCGGGGATCCAGACCAAGGTCCAGCACGCCATGGCGGCCAGCCTCCCCGTGGTGGCGCGGCCCCTCAGCCTCGCGCCGCTCTACGTCGAGCCCGGCCGCGAGGCCTTCGCCTGCGAGACCCCGTCGGAGATGGCGGAGGTCGTGGTCCGACTGCTCCGGGACCCCGCGCTGCGGCGAACCGTGGGTGCCGCGGCGCACCGCCTGATGCGGGAGCGCTTCAGCGTTCCGGTCATTGCGAACAAGCTCTCGCGGTTGTATCAGGAGACGGTCGAACGGCACCGCCCCAGCCACGGTTACGGGGCGCAGGCCGCGTCGAGCGAGGCGAGGTGA
- a CDS encoding glycosyltransferase family 4 protein — MTAAVPLTMWMNIPSPYQNDLLGAVAATSEVDLQVVFARNLPADRLQLGWQVQMGSYRHRFLPAEHQLAEAARLAWSQRHRVHIVNGIWMEPAFAAVLSTLAAAGSRYLIYAESPNEQTHRPLPRRLARSAFGAAIARRSAGALAISHFALDYYRGLGFPERGLYPFGYFGGDTERYAVAPRRRREGLDILYLGQLIHRKGLDLLIDAARPLLHAQPQVHLSIAGAGALREDLERRVAEAGLTSQVHLEGPVASHEVLSRIASADLLALPSRWDGWGIVVNEAFSVGVPALVSDRCGAMDLVQHGLNGYVHASENVASLRACLESFVRLGPTERRRLSEAARRTGEQIRTRRAAQYLADCVVHAVGRRAMPPVVPWLEAARQSGAVPATARDLTDHAMGAS, encoded by the coding sequence ATGACCGCTGCCGTACCCCTCACGATGTGGATGAACATCCCGTCCCCGTACCAGAACGACCTTCTGGGGGCGGTGGCGGCCACGAGCGAGGTCGACCTGCAGGTCGTCTTCGCCCGCAACCTCCCCGCGGACCGCCTCCAGCTCGGCTGGCAGGTGCAGATGGGCAGCTACCGCCACCGCTTCCTCCCCGCGGAACACCAGCTGGCGGAGGCCGCGCGCCTGGCCTGGAGCCAGCGCCATCGCGTGCACATCGTGAACGGCATCTGGATGGAGCCCGCCTTCGCCGCGGTGCTGAGCACCCTGGCCGCGGCGGGCTCGCGCTACCTCATCTACGCCGAATCCCCGAACGAGCAGACCCACCGGCCCCTGCCGCGCCGCCTGGCCCGTTCGGCCTTCGGCGCGGCCATCGCCCGACGCAGCGCCGGGGCCCTGGCGATCTCCCACTTCGCCCTCGACTACTACCGGGGCCTCGGGTTTCCCGAGCGCGGGCTCTACCCCTTCGGCTACTTCGGCGGCGACACCGAACGCTACGCCGTCGCTCCGCGCCGACGCCGCGAGGGGCTCGACATCCTCTATCTGGGGCAGCTCATCCACCGCAAGGGACTCGACCTCCTGATCGACGCGGCCCGCCCGCTCCTGCACGCGCAGCCGCAGGTGCACCTCTCCATCGCCGGTGCGGGCGCGCTCCGCGAGGACCTCGAGCGCCGCGTGGCCGAAGCGGGGCTCACGAGCCAGGTGCACCTCGAGGGGCCCGTGGCCTCACACGAGGTGCTGAGTCGCATCGCCTCGGCCGACCTGCTGGCGCTCCCTTCGCGCTGGGACGGCTGGGGGATCGTGGTGAACGAGGCCTTCTCCGTCGGCGTCCCGGCCCTCGTCTCCGACCGCTGCGGCGCGATGGATCTGGTGCAGCACGGTCTCAACGGCTACGTGCACGCGAGCGAGAACGTCGCCTCGCTCCGCGCCTGTCTGGAGTCCTTCGTCCGCCTCGGGCCGACCGAGCGCCGCCGCCTGAGCGAGGCCGCGCGACGAACGGGCGAGCAGATCCGCACCCGCCGGGCCGCGCAGTACCTGGCCGACTGCGTGGTGCACGCCGTCGGACGACGCGCCATGCCGCCGGTGGTCCCCTGGCTCGAGGCCGCGCGGCAATCGGGGGCGGTCCCGGCCACGGCGCGTGACCTCACCGACCACGCGATGGGGGCGTCATGA
- the gmd gene encoding GDP-mannose 4,6-dehydratase, whose product MKRALITGITGQDGGYLAKLLLGKGYQVFGCYKRSSNLDLSRLRELEIDRKVELVLFELTEFSNILRVLEKVKPDEVFNLAAQSFVGASFDQPIYTSDSNALGVLRLLEAIRTVKPDTRFYQASTSEMFGKVAGKSTCNEESPMNPRSPYAVAKLFGHWITRNYRESYGMFACSGILFNHESPLRGHEFVTRKITQSVACIKHGLQERVALGNLDSMRDWGYAPEYVEAMWLMLQQPAPDDYVVATGTSHSVRQFVEAAFRVIDVEIAWEGQGVEEKGRDAKTGAIRVEINPEFYRPAEVDYLHGDFAKATARLGWKPRTTFDELVKVMVVEDLRRTGR is encoded by the coding sequence ATGAAGCGAGCACTGATCACCGGGATTACCGGACAGGACGGCGGCTACCTGGCGAAGCTCCTGCTGGGCAAGGGCTACCAGGTCTTCGGCTGCTACAAGCGCAGCTCGAACCTGGACCTCTCGCGGCTGCGCGAGCTCGAGATCGATCGCAAGGTCGAGCTCGTGCTCTTCGAGCTGACGGAGTTCTCGAACATTCTGCGCGTGCTCGAGAAGGTGAAGCCCGACGAGGTCTTCAACCTGGCCGCGCAGAGCTTCGTCGGCGCGTCGTTCGACCAGCCGATCTATACCTCGGACAGCAACGCCCTCGGCGTGCTGCGGCTGCTCGAGGCCATCCGCACCGTCAAACCCGACACGCGCTTCTATCAGGCCTCCACCTCCGAGATGTTCGGCAAGGTGGCGGGGAAGTCGACCTGCAACGAAGAGTCGCCGATGAACCCGCGGAGCCCGTACGCCGTGGCCAAGCTCTTCGGCCACTGGATCACGCGCAACTACCGCGAGTCCTACGGCATGTTCGCCTGCTCGGGGATCCTCTTCAACCACGAGTCGCCGCTTCGCGGTCACGAGTTCGTCACGCGCAAGATCACGCAGAGCGTGGCCTGCATCAAGCACGGCCTGCAGGAGCGCGTGGCCCTCGGGAATCTGGACTCGATGCGCGACTGGGGCTACGCGCCCGAGTACGTCGAGGCGATGTGGCTCATGCTCCAGCAGCCCGCGCCCGACGACTACGTGGTGGCCACGGGCACGTCGCACTCGGTACGCCAGTTCGTCGAGGCCGCCTTCCGCGTCATCGACGTGGAGATCGCCTGGGAGGGCCAGGGGGTCGAGGAGAAGGGGCGCGACGCCAAGACCGGCGCGATTCGGGTCGAGATCAACCCCGAGTTCTATCGCCCGGCCGAGGTCGACTACCTGCACGGGGACTTCGCGAAGGCCACCGCGCGCCTCGGCTGGAAGCCGCGCACGACCTTCGACGAGCTGGTGAAGGTCATGGTGGTCGAGGACCTCCGACGGACGGGACGATAG
- a CDS encoding acyltransferase — protein sequence MRWQDLSTGLVLAGRYARQALVHARLRRAGAAIASTAVLVGENLVSGRVTVGEDTVIVSSMLDGRGGLTVGQHVLVSWATILTAGHDLDSPGFETTYGAVTIHDYAVIMTGAMIMPGVTVGRGAVVGAGAIVTRDVPELAIVAGSPARLLRQRRTVHDGLELRRTVGFAPKRLVELRERVRRVMHANGKPPAPSSTDTQHVPQHDAEPGTSPA from the coding sequence ATGCGCTGGCAAGACCTCTCGACGGGACTCGTGCTGGCCGGACGCTACGCGCGTCAGGCCCTCGTGCACGCGCGGCTGCGCCGTGCGGGGGCGGCCATCGCCTCCACCGCCGTGCTGGTGGGCGAGAACCTCGTCTCCGGCCGCGTCACCGTCGGAGAGGACACCGTGATCGTCTCCTCCATGCTGGACGGCCGCGGCGGACTGACCGTCGGCCAGCACGTGCTCGTCTCGTGGGCGACGATCCTCACCGCCGGGCACGACCTGGACTCTCCGGGCTTCGAGACGACCTACGGAGCAGTGACCATCCACGACTACGCCGTGATCATGACGGGCGCGATGATCATGCCCGGCGTCACCGTCGGACGCGGCGCGGTCGTCGGGGCCGGGGCCATCGTGACGCGCGACGTGCCCGAGCTGGCCATCGTGGCCGGCTCCCCCGCGCGCCTCCTGCGCCAACGCCGGACCGTGCACGACGGCCTCGAGCTGCGACGGACCGTCGGCTTCGCGCCGAAGCGGCTCGTCGAGCTGCGCGAGCGCGTCCGGCGCGTCATGCACGCCAACGGGAAACCCCCGGCGCCTTCTTCGACCGACACACAGCACGTTCCGCAGCATGACGCGGAGCCTGGGACGAGCCCCGCGTAA
- a CDS encoding class I SAM-dependent methyltransferase, with protein sequence MEDLSTHAEQWQAAYARVQSPLYKRLAYVVLRPLLARHARTFLGAEMLAAPGLSRVLFERGFPLEDRRAWLNRHAQLGGKHLLLQGTGTGWDVLTWLWLQPARITAVDLFSFAESWREIRAHCARVPGSGTQVSFLLGALEGIPLPDASVDVAASDAVFEHCRDLSAVLRESHRVLRPGGFLYASYGPLWNTFGGDHFSGRGGLTHGFAHLEADPADYRAYFEKHVTDDEDAQNGGRYVELDLFSKLTTREYLRLYAEAGFEVVDLILQVSAEAVAFRRQWPERFDAIWRKHPGLTADDLLVKTHLLILRKKARQGTP encoded by the coding sequence CCCTCTCCTCGCCCGTCACGCCCGCACCTTCCTCGGGGCCGAGATGCTCGCCGCCCCCGGCTTGAGTCGCGTGCTCTTCGAGCGCGGTTTTCCCCTCGAGGATCGCCGCGCCTGGCTCAACCGCCACGCGCAGCTCGGCGGCAAGCACCTCCTGCTCCAGGGGACGGGCACCGGCTGGGACGTGCTCACCTGGCTCTGGCTCCAGCCCGCGCGCATCACCGCCGTCGACCTCTTCAGCTTCGCCGAGTCGTGGCGGGAGATCCGCGCGCACTGCGCCCGCGTCCCCGGCTCCGGCACGCAGGTCTCGTTCCTGCTGGGGGCGCTCGAGGGCATCCCGCTCCCCGACGCGTCGGTGGACGTCGCCGCGAGCGACGCGGTCTTCGAGCACTGCCGCGACCTCTCGGCCGTGCTGCGCGAGAGCCACCGCGTGCTGCGCCCCGGCGGCTTCCTCTACGCCAGCTACGGCCCGCTCTGGAACACCTTCGGCGGCGACCACTTCTCGGGGCGCGGCGGCCTGACGCACGGCTTCGCGCACCTCGAGGCCGACCCCGCCGACTACCGGGCCTACTTCGAGAAGCACGTCACCGACGACGAGGACGCGCAGAACGGCGGGCGCTACGTCGAGCTCGACCTGTTCAGCAAGCTCACCACGCGCGAGTACCTCCGCCTCTACGCCGAGGCGGGCTTCGAGGTCGTGGACCTCATCCTCCAGGTCTCCGCGGAGGCGGTGGCCTTCCGGCGCCAGTGGCCCGAGCGCTTCGACGCCATCTGGCGCAAGCACCCCGGGTTGACCGCGGACGACCTGCTGGTCAAGACCCACCTCCTCATCCTTCGCAAGAAGGCGCGGCAGGGCACACCATGA